From the genome of Candidatus Promineifilum breve, one region includes:
- a CDS encoding DUF2726 domain-containing protein produces MSRWFSRFWAWLSQLFDFDRRPPGYGRRETDGLPRANQRRQTTDDRPPTAADTPPALSAAPTPPVAPSIPPPIAPPLPLETDEPPRYVKSKSVLTYQERRLYLGLLRAVENRYQILAKVRLADIVYLANLPRDSKMHRNRVLCKHVDFLICQPGTLAPLLVIELDDSSHAYPDSMARDAFKNELFAAVGLPLLRLKIQSGYTARYLREEIDARLNVVEPPFSE; encoded by the coding sequence ATGAGCCGCTGGTTTTCGCGCTTTTGGGCGTGGCTGAGCCAACTGTTCGACTTTGACCGCCGGCCGCCCGGCTACGGCCGCCGCGAAACGGATGGGCTACCGCGGGCTAACCAGAGACGACAGACCACGGACGATAGACCGCCGACCGCGGCCGACACGCCGCCCGCTCTGAGCGCGGCACCCACGCCGCCCGTTGCACCATCCATTCCGCCGCCCATTGCCCCGCCCCTGCCGCTGGAAACCGACGAGCCGCCACGTTATGTTAAAAGCAAGTCGGTGCTGACCTATCAGGAGCGCCGCCTCTATCTCGGCCTGCTGCGGGCCGTGGAGAACCGCTATCAGATATTAGCCAAGGTGCGGCTGGCCGATATTGTCTATCTGGCGAATTTGCCCCGCGACAGCAAAATGCACCGCAACCGGGTGCTGTGCAAGCACGTCGATTTCCTCATCTGCCAGCCGGGCACGCTGGCCCCGCTGCTGGTGATTGAACTGGACGACAGCAGCCACGCCTACCCCGACAGTATGGCCCGCGACGCCTTCAAGAACGAACTGTTCGCCGCCGTGGGCTTGCCGCTGCTGCGGCTGAAGATTCAGTCCGGCTACACGGCTCGTTATTTGCGGGAAGAGATTGACGCTCGGTTGAATGTGGTTGAACCGCCTTTTTCCGAGTGA
- a CDS encoding cytochrome P450: MMTIPSPKGPPLIGQARELIAGAPRFTSRLADEYGPIVRFSVFANHFYLIADPELAREALVTQAANFPKDERDVMILSRMIGHGLVTTNGEAHKRQRRLTQPAFHTKRIDAYAGTMVDYTEAMVDEWADGRTLDAAEAMRELTMYIVAQTLFGADRVTMRATAERVGAAIHTLQDVANSEFSAPLVLPTWLPTAMNRRRRAAKAVLDDTIDRLITERRANTADRGDLLSMLLLSQDESGDRMSDAEVRDQLLTLFVAGHETTSNALAWTWFLLGQHPAEEARLHAEIDAVLGHRPPALADLPRLPYTLQVIKEAMRLYPPAWVVNIRRAAADTTLGPYPIRRGERLWISPFVMHRRPAFFPDPERFDPDRWTPERERALPKYAYMPFGGGPRVCIGNGFALMEAHLIVTAVARRFRLRLLPGVGEDLNAQVTLSNHGGMPVRLEARG, encoded by the coding sequence ATGATGACCATCCCCTCCCCCAAAGGCCCACCCCTCATCGGCCAGGCCCGCGAACTCATCGCCGGCGCGCCGCGCTTCACCAGCCGGCTGGCCGACGAGTATGGCCCCATCGTCCGCTTCTCCGTCTTCGCCAACCACTTCTACCTCATCGCCGACCCCGAACTGGCCCGCGAGGCGCTGGTGACCCAGGCGGCCAACTTCCCCAAGGACGAGCGCGACGTCATGATCCTGAGCCGGATGATCGGCCACGGCCTCGTGACGACCAACGGCGAGGCCCACAAACGCCAGCGCCGCCTGACCCAACCCGCCTTCCACACCAAACGCATCGACGCCTACGCCGGGACGATGGTCGATTATACCGAGGCCATGGTTGACGAATGGGCCGACGGCCGCACGCTGGACGCGGCCGAGGCCATGCGCGAACTGACCATGTACATCGTCGCCCAAACACTGTTCGGGGCCGACCGGGTGACCATGCGCGCCACCGCCGAGCGTGTCGGCGCGGCCATCCACACCCTCCAGGATGTCGCCAACAGCGAGTTCAGCGCGCCGCTCGTCCTGCCCACCTGGCTGCCCACGGCCATGAACCGCCGCCGCCGCGCGGCCAAGGCCGTGCTCGACGACACCATCGACCGGCTGATCACTGAGCGGCGGGCCAACACGGCCGATAGGGGCGACCTGCTGTCGATGCTACTGCTGTCGCAAGACGAGAGCGGCGACCGCATGAGCGACGCCGAGGTGCGCGACCAACTGCTGACCCTGTTCGTGGCCGGCCACGAGACGACCAGCAACGCCCTGGCCTGGACGTGGTTCCTGCTGGGCCAGCACCCGGCCGAGGAGGCGCGGCTGCACGCCGAAATCGACGCCGTGCTGGGCCACAGGCCGCCGGCGCTGGCCGACCTGCCCCGCCTGCCCTATACGCTACAGGTCATCAAGGAGGCCATGCGCCTCTATCCGCCGGCCTGGGTGGTCAACATTCGGCGGGCGGCGGCCGACACGACGCTTGGCCCCTACCCCATCCGGCGCGGTGAGCGGCTGTGGATCTCCCCCTTCGTCATGCACCGCCGGCCGGCGTTCTTCCCCGACCCGGAGCGCTTCGACCCCGACCGCTGGACGCCGGAGCGCGAGCGGGCGCTGCCCAAATATGCCTACATGCCCTTCGGCGGCGGGCCGCGGGTGTGCATCGGCAACGGCTTCGCCCTGATGGAGGCCCACCTCATCGTCACCGCCGTGGCCCGGCGCTTCCGGCTGCGGCTGCTGCCCGGCGTGGGGGAAGACCTCAACGCGCAGGTGACATTGTCGAATCATGGGGGAATGCCGGTGAGGCTGGAAGCGAGAGGCTAG
- a CDS encoding type II toxin-antitoxin system YafQ family toxin: MRTIRYTAQFKKDFKLAQRRGRNIKLFKEILTALANDQPLDVRYRDHALMGRYSGTRECHVQPDWLLIYRLTEEEVTLVRLGSHADLF; this comes from the coding sequence GTGCGCACCATTCGCTATACGGCGCAATTCAAGAAAGACTTCAAGCTGGCGCAACGTCGCGGCCGGAATATCAAACTGTTCAAGGAAATATTGACGGCCCTGGCAAATGATCAACCGCTTGATGTCCGCTATCGTGATCATGCGCTGATGGGTCGCTATAGCGGTACGAGAGAGTGCCACGTCCAGCCGGATTGGCTACTGATCTATCGCCTGACCGAGGAAGAGGTTACTCTCGTTCGTCTCGGTTCCCACGCCGATCTTTTTTAA
- a CDS encoding type II toxin-antitoxin system RelB/DinJ family antitoxin encodes MSKTTSVTARIEPELKENVEVIFDRLGLTTAQAITLFFRQVEMYKGLPFAVRVFSAETIAALEESENYQALPAYANVDDLFAALES; translated from the coding sequence ATGTCTAAAACCACCAGCGTTACGGCGCGTATTGAGCCTGAACTCAAGGAGAATGTCGAAGTTATATTTGATCGATTGGGCCTGACGACCGCTCAAGCGATCACGCTCTTCTTCCGGCAAGTCGAGATGTACAAGGGGCTGCCGTTTGCGGTTCGCGTCTTCAGCGCGGAAACGATCGCCGCGCTGGAGGAGAGCGAAAACTACCAGGCGCTGCCTGCCTATGCCAACGTTGACGACCTGTTTGCCGCGCTGGAGAGCTAG
- a CDS encoding DUF6498-containing protein: protein MNLKPIAASLPRLAAVLGVNTIPALGWLRETWSAEVAMLLYYLETVAVILLVGAMVRLIVPAVDERGVSIAGERNRLARSYVFFMLVFAAGIGLFLGLALWRLLGVPIPWRSVGVAMAVIIVLQLVAYGWEAYRLRPLDIADAERLVNRDMGRITILHLGVLFGMFLAAARLAWFVWPFIILKTMVDVAGLVDQMRRKWREANEADAQ from the coding sequence ATGAACCTCAAACCCATCGCCGCTTCCTTGCCGCGTTTGGCCGCCGTGCTAGGGGTCAATACCATTCCCGCTCTCGGCTGGCTGCGTGAGACGTGGTCGGCCGAAGTGGCTATGCTGCTCTACTACCTGGAGACGGTGGCTGTTATCCTGCTGGTGGGGGCGATGGTGCGCCTGATCGTGCCGGCAGTGGACGAGCGCGGCGTGTCCATCGCCGGCGAGCGCAACCGCCTGGCGCGTAGCTACGTGTTCTTCATGCTGGTCTTTGCGGCGGGCATCGGCCTGTTTTTGGGCCTGGCCCTGTGGCGCCTGCTGGGCGTGCCCATCCCGTGGCGGTCGGTGGGGGTGGCGATGGCGGTCATTATCGTCCTGCAACTGGTGGCCTATGGCTGGGAGGCGTACCGGCTGCGGCCACTAGATATCGCCGACGCCGAACGCCTGGTGAACCGCGACATGGGGCGCATCACCATTCTTCACCTCGGCGTGCTCTTCGGCATGTTCCTGGCCGCCGCGCGGTTAGCGTGGTTCGTCTGGCCCTTCATTATCCTGAAAACGATGGTGGATGTGGCCGGCCTGGTGGACCAGATGCGCCGCAAGTGGCGCGAAGCCAACGAGGCCGACGCCCAGTAA
- a CDS encoding molybdopterin cofactor-binding domain-containing protein, which translates to MDFQLNGETRHYDGDPELPLLSYLRLNEGITSPKDGCAPQAACGCCAVDVNGKSTLACVTPMKKVAGGRVTTIEGLGDYRQSVFANAFVAKGGVQCGFCIPGMVISANCLINKNAEPTRDDIAQALTHHLCRCTGYKKIIDAIEVAAAAIRKEEEVLPPAADGRVGGRHPKYRAEDLVLGRHDYVADITLPGMVHGALRLSDHPRARVLSIDTSAAEAVPGVSRVLTAADVPGRRFVGLIRQDWPLYVAAGEETRYVGDALAGVVAETEAIARAAAELIRVEYEVLTPVTDPHAALLPDAPPIHPAGNLLSRTAFVRGDMAAAVAATAHTAHGIFQTQRIEHGYMEPECAIGIPTAVRSDDFSRPSIDEQDFRQVYAEGETREDATKVATTNEVIHVLSQSQGVYDDRIQIAALLGLPLEAVRVTLVPNGGGFGGKEDLSVQGHAALMAHLTGRPVKVTLTRAESIIIHPKRHPIWMDYTVGCDAAGKLTYVKVKFVGDTGAYASVGMKVLERAAGHATGAYHVPAADVEALAAYTNNIPCGAMRGFGVNQAVFGLESCLDELCQQAGFDRWQFRYDNALQNGDVTSTGQIIEGGAGVRETLLAVKDAFYAAKYAGIACGIKNTGIGNGMPDASQVSITIESAERVIVDHGWTEMGQGVHTVAVQTLCHETGIDPAIVRVRVDTAMRQEAGMTTASRATSLVGNAIINAAAKLRDDLQSHTLAELAGRVYEGAWVVDWTTKPGYEKDGKIVTHYSYSYATQLVTLDDDGRVAKITAAHDAGKIYNPTLFEGQLEGSLHMGLGYAISEDMPMEGGRPKSTRLRQMGILRAKEMPPMEIIGIEVPDPYGPYGAKGVGEIGLVPTAAAVANALYQFDGVRRTTLPMALPKRAKVVVRTGDGP; encoded by the coding sequence ATGGATTTCCAACTAAACGGCGAAACGCGACACTACGACGGCGACCCGGAGTTGCCCTTGCTGAGCTATCTACGGCTGAACGAGGGCATTACCTCCCCTAAGGACGGCTGCGCGCCTCAGGCGGCCTGCGGCTGCTGCGCCGTGGACGTGAACGGCAAATCGACGCTGGCCTGCGTCACGCCCATGAAGAAGGTCGCCGGCGGCCGGGTCACGACCATCGAGGGCTTGGGCGACTACCGCCAGAGCGTCTTCGCCAACGCCTTCGTCGCCAAGGGGGGCGTGCAGTGCGGCTTCTGCATCCCCGGCATGGTCATCTCGGCCAACTGCCTGATCAACAAGAACGCCGAGCCGACGCGCGACGACATCGCCCAGGCGCTGACCCACCACCTGTGCCGCTGCACCGGGTACAAGAAGATCATCGACGCCATCGAGGTCGCCGCGGCGGCCATTCGCAAGGAAGAGGAAGTGCTGCCGCCCGCGGCCGACGGCCGTGTCGGTGGCCGCCATCCCAAGTACCGCGCCGAAGATCTGGTGCTCGGCCGCCATGACTACGTGGCCGACATCACGCTGCCGGGCATGGTGCACGGGGCGCTGCGATTGAGCGACCACCCACGGGCGCGCGTTCTCAGCATCGACACCAGCGCGGCCGAGGCCGTGCCCGGTGTCAGCCGCGTGCTGACCGCGGCCGACGTGCCCGGCCGGCGCTTCGTGGGCCTCATCCGCCAGGATTGGCCGCTGTACGTGGCCGCCGGCGAAGAGACGCGCTACGTGGGCGACGCGCTGGCCGGCGTCGTGGCCGAGACCGAGGCCATCGCCCGCGCCGCGGCCGAACTGATCCGCGTCGAGTATGAGGTGCTGACGCCGGTGACCGACCCCCACGCCGCGCTGCTGCCCGACGCGCCGCCCATCCACCCGGCCGGCAATCTGCTGTCGCGCACCGCCTTCGTTCGCGGCGACATGGCCGCCGCCGTCGCCGCCACCGCCCACACGGCCCACGGCATCTTCCAGACGCAACGCATCGAGCACGGCTATATGGAGCCGGAATGCGCCATTGGGATACCGACAGCCGTTCGTAGTGACGACTTTAGTCGTCCATCTATCGACGAGCAGGATTTCCGCCAGGTCTATGCCGAGGGTGAAACAAGAGAAGACGCCACTAAAGTGGCGACTACGAACGAGGTTATCCACGTCCTGTCTCAAAGCCAGGGCGTCTACGATGACCGCATCCAGATCGCGGCGCTGCTGGGGCTGCCGCTGGAGGCGGTGCGGGTGACGCTGGTGCCCAACGGCGGCGGCTTCGGCGGCAAGGAAGACCTGTCGGTGCAGGGGCACGCGGCGCTCATGGCCCACCTGACCGGGCGGCCGGTGAAGGTGACGCTGACGCGCGCCGAGTCGATCATCATCCACCCCAAGCGCCACCCGATCTGGATGGACTACACCGTCGGCTGCGACGCGGCCGGCAAATTGACTTATGTCAAGGTGAAGTTCGTGGGCGACACGGGGGCCTACGCCTCGGTGGGCATGAAGGTGCTGGAGCGGGCCGCCGGCCATGCCACCGGGGCCTACCACGTGCCCGCGGCCGACGTGGAGGCGCTGGCCGCTTACACCAACAACATCCCCTGCGGGGCCATGCGCGGCTTCGGCGTCAATCAGGCCGTCTTTGGGCTGGAGAGTTGTCTGGACGAGTTATGTCAACAAGCCGGCTTCGACCGTTGGCAGTTCCGCTACGACAACGCCCTGCAAAACGGCGACGTGACCTCCACCGGCCAGATCATCGAGGGCGGGGCGGGCGTGCGCGAGACGCTGCTGGCCGTGAAGGATGCCTTCTACGCCGCCAAATACGCCGGCATCGCCTGTGGCATCAAGAACACCGGCATCGGCAACGGCATGCCCGACGCCTCGCAGGTCAGCATCACCATCGAATCGGCCGAGCGGGTCATCGTCGACCACGGCTGGACGGAGATGGGCCAGGGCGTGCATACCGTGGCCGTGCAGACGTTGTGCCACGAGACGGGCATCGACCCGGCCATCGTGCGCGTGCGCGTCGATACGGCCATGCGCCAGGAAGCGGGCATGACCACCGCCAGCCGGGCCACGTCGCTGGTGGGCAACGCCATCATCAACGCCGCGGCCAAACTGCGCGACGATTTGCAGAGCCACACGCTGGCCGAACTGGCCGGGCGGGTCTACGAGGGGGCGTGGGTGGTCGATTGGACGACCAAGCCGGGCTACGAGAAAGACGGCAAGATCGTGACCCACTACTCCTACAGCTACGCCACGCAACTGGTGACGCTCGACGACGACGGCCGCGTCGCCAAGATCACCGCCGCCCACGACGCGGGCAAAATCTACAACCCGACGCTGTTCGAGGGGCAACTGGAAGGCTCGCTCCACATGGGGCTGGGCTACGCCATCAGCGAGGACATGCCGATGGAGGGCGGGCGGCCGAAGAGCACCCGCCTGCGGCAAATGGGCATCCTGCGGGCCAAGGAGATGCCGCCGATGGAGATCATCGGCATCGAAGTGCCCGACCCGTATGGCCCCTATGGCGCCAAGGGGGTGGGCGAGATCGGGCTGGTGCCGACGGCGGCGGCCGTGGCCAACGCGCTCTATCAGTTTGATGGGGTCAGGCGGACGACATTGCCGATGGCTTTGCCGAAGCGGGCGAAGGTGGTTGTTCGGACAGGGGATGGACCTTAG
- the tnpA gene encoding IS200/IS605 family transposase yields MPFWRSFAHLVWTTKNRRPLIRPQIEGALYACLVSRAAEMGCYVHAVNGMADHVHVVISIPPKLSVSDVVKNMKGSSSHFVNHELTPRPEPFAWQRGYGYLSLGESQCAQAVAYVENQKQHHQLNSTNSWLERVDEDEEQDEATSPSPFRQIREERAVYQAFDELPF; encoded by the coding sequence ATGCCGTTTTGGCGCAGTTTTGCACATCTGGTATGGACAACCAAAAATCGCCGGCCGCTTATCCGGCCCCAAATCGAAGGTGCTCTCTATGCCTGTCTGGTATCCAGGGCGGCTGAAATGGGTTGCTATGTCCATGCAGTCAACGGTATGGCCGACCATGTGCATGTGGTTATCTCGATTCCGCCGAAGCTGAGCGTGTCTGACGTCGTGAAAAACATGAAGGGGAGCAGTTCCCATTTCGTCAACCATGAATTGACGCCCAGGCCGGAGCCATTTGCATGGCAGCGTGGCTATGGTTACCTCTCATTAGGAGAGAGCCAATGCGCTCAAGCGGTGGCCTACGTCGAAAACCAAAAGCAACACCATCAATTGAACTCAACAAATAGCTGGCTGGAGAGGGTAGACGAGGATGAAGAACAAGACGAGGCGACATCGCCGTCCCCATTCCGCCAAATTCGCGAAGAACGAGCTGTGTATCAGGCCTTCGATGAATTGCCGTTCTAA
- the dnaE gene encoding DNA polymerase III subunit alpha, with product MTNDLPADFTHLHVHSHYSLLGGADAPAALAARAAADGLGALALADTALFGAVAFARACRAVGVRPIIGLTVAMAPPPEDMPPDRSSALGRLVLLAAGPAGYRALCRLSSLVQCDPDRARRARAGLGWDELRDGLGSDAAGLVCLTGGRACWLERYLRAGQTAAAGRYVARLGGLFGERCALAVGPELLDGALRPVADQIVALAGRFGLRAAAVQPIFCLSPDDRPLLRLMAALDANRRVADVDPGALPDCGDAAVPVEWPAPDTFAARYAAHPDLLAAAGEVAAECGEALPDGRPLWPALPVASPADELRRAAAVGLAARYGDPSPSPVAERLARETAVIVAAGFAPLFLVVADLVRYARAEGIPVSTRGSVANSLAAYCLGITTVDPVAHDLLFERFLNPARRNPPDIDLDFCSRRRDEVLDYARRTYGPDRVALVSTMNTLQPRSAVRETAKARGLPEATIDALVALLPQGWHPDPRRRPTETIDDVIAGLDDPQWQAALREAYRLVGFPHHAGLHPGGLVITPGPLTDTVPLLLSPKGYLATQYEHGDVEAIGLPKLDLLGIRALTVLADAAELVRLRRAPDFRLEDIPPDNPTTAAMLRAGDTIGVFQCESDGARRTLRQLRAANVADLAVAGAFFKPGPATGGMARAFIRRYRGEERVTYLHPALEPILGRTKGVLLFQEQVLRVATEIAGLDWAQADRLRRGMSKFQAAEMDALAAAFADGCCRPAPLGPGFGREQAARLWEQVMAFAGYGFNQGHATAYADVSYRSAYVKAHWPAEFLCARLADAGGFHHPAVYVAEAQRLGIAVRPPHVNYSGAAFTLTYEYDGDEDQPVLWLGLGEVRDLRQASIRAIVAARAAGPFAGAADLLGRVALSTKEIANLVRCGALDGLGASRAALLAAAGAAGRSAGAGQMSFDFMNVSAIQAESEADRVSWETEILGRPVSVHPLRLARARRGDVTLRRLPERPGRVVIVPAVRVLGWPGGAGFFAGDGDTFVIARPDKALAEQKVRWPVWRPMRLTGRWLSDEWDGGWFEVSAYELL from the coding sequence ATGACAAACGATCTGCCGGCCGATTTCACCCATCTACACGTCCACTCCCACTATTCACTGCTGGGCGGGGCCGACGCGCCGGCGGCGTTGGCAGCGCGGGCGGCGGCCGATGGGCTGGGGGCGCTGGCCCTGGCCGACACGGCGCTGTTCGGCGCGGTGGCCTTTGCTCGCGCCTGCCGCGCCGTGGGGGTGCGGCCGATCATTGGCCTGACTGTGGCGATGGCCCCACCGCCGGAAGACATGCCGCCCGACCGCAGCAGCGCCCTCGGCCGCCTGGTGCTGCTGGCCGCCGGCCCGGCCGGTTATCGCGCCCTGTGCCGCCTGTCGTCGCTTGTCCAATGCGACCCCGACCGCGCTCGCCGCGCCCGCGCCGGGTTGGGCTGGGACGAATTGCGCGACGGGTTGGGCAGCGACGCCGCCGGGCTGGTCTGCCTGACGGGCGGCCGGGCCTGCTGGCTGGAGCGCTATCTGCGCGCCGGGCAGACGGCCGCCGCCGGGCGCTACGTGGCCCGGTTGGGCGGCCTGTTCGGCGAGCGCTGCGCCCTGGCCGTCGGCCCGGAACTGTTGGATGGGGCGCTGCGGCCGGTGGCCGATCAGATCGTCGCTCTGGCCGGGCGCTTCGGCCTGCGGGCGGCGGCCGTGCAGCCCATCTTCTGCCTGTCGCCCGACGACCGGCCGTTGCTGCGCCTGATGGCCGCCCTGGACGCCAACCGGCGCGTGGCCGACGTCGATCCCGGCGCGCTGCCCGATTGCGGCGACGCGGCCGTGCCCGTCGAGTGGCCCGCCCCGGACACCTTCGCCGCCCGCTACGCCGCGCACCCCGATCTGTTGGCCGCGGCGGGCGAGGTGGCGGCGGAATGCGGCGAGGCCTTGCCCGACGGCCGCCCCCTGTGGCCGGCGCTGCCCGTGGCGTCCCCGGCCGACGAGTTGCGACGCGCCGCCGCCGTCGGGCTGGCCGCCCGCTATGGCGACCCGTCCCCGTCGCCGGTGGCCGAGCGCTTGGCCCGCGAGACGGCGGTCATCGTCGCCGCCGGTTTTGCGCCGCTGTTCCTGGTGGTGGCCGATCTGGTGCGCTATGCCCGCGCCGAGGGCATCCCGGTCAGCACGCGGGGCAGCGTCGCCAATTCGCTGGCCGCCTACTGCCTGGGCATCACCACCGTCGATCCCGTGGCCCACGACCTCTTGTTCGAGCGCTTCCTGAACCCGGCGCGGCGCAACCCGCCCGACATCGACCTCGATTTTTGCAGCCGCCGCCGCGACGAGGTGCTCGATTACGCCCGCCGGACGTATGGCCCCGACCGCGTGGCGCTGGTGAGCACGATGAACACGCTGCAACCGCGCTCAGCGGTGCGCGAGACGGCCAAGGCGCGCGGCCTGCCCGAGGCGACCATAGACGCGCTGGTGGCGCTGCTGCCCCAGGGCTGGCATCCCGACCCGCGCCGCCGCCCGACCGAAACCATCGACGACGTGATCGCCGGGCTGGACGACCCGCAATGGCAAGCGGCGCTGCGCGAGGCCTACCGGCTGGTCGGCTTTCCCCACCACGCCGGGCTGCATCCCGGCGGGCTGGTCATCACCCCCGGCCCGCTGACCGACACCGTGCCGCTGTTGCTGTCGCCCAAGGGGTATCTGGCAACGCAGTACGAGCACGGGGACGTGGAAGCCATCGGCCTGCCCAAGCTCGACCTGCTGGGCATCCGCGCCCTGACGGTGTTGGCCGACGCCGCCGAGCTGGTGCGCCTGCGTCGCGCGCCCGATTTTCGGCTGGAGGACATCCCGCCCGACAACCCGACCACGGCGGCCATGTTGCGGGCGGGGGACACCATCGGCGTGTTCCAATGCGAATCGGATGGGGCGCGGCGCACGCTGCGGCAATTGCGGGCGGCCAACGTGGCCGATCTGGCCGTGGCCGGAGCGTTCTTCAAGCCCGGCCCGGCCACCGGCGGCATGGCCCGCGCCTTCATTCGCCGCTACCGGGGCGAGGAGCGCGTCACCTATTTGCACCCGGCGCTGGAACCTATCCTCGGCCGCACGAAGGGGGTGCTGCTGTTCCAGGAGCAGGTGTTGCGCGTGGCGACGGAGATCGCCGGGCTGGATTGGGCCCAGGCCGACCGGCTGCGACGGGGCATGAGCAAATTCCAGGCGGCCGAGATGGACGCGCTGGCCGCCGCCTTCGCCGATGGCTGTTGCCGCCCCGCGCCGCTCGGCCCCGGCTTCGGCCGCGAGCAGGCCGCCCGGCTGTGGGAGCAGGTCATGGCCTTCGCCGGCTACGGCTTCAACCAGGGGCACGCCACGGCCTACGCCGACGTCAGCTACCGCTCGGCCTACGTCAAGGCCCATTGGCCGGCCGAATTCCTGTGCGCCCGGCTGGCCGACGCCGGCGGCTTCCACCACCCGGCGGTCTACGTGGCCGAGGCCCAGCGGTTGGGCATCGCCGTGCGGCCGCCCCACGTCAACTACAGCGGCGCGGCCTTCACGCTGACCTACGAGTACGACGGCGACGAGGACCAGCCGGTGCTGTGGCTGGGGCTGGGCGAGGTGCGCGACCTGCGGCAGGCGTCGATCCGGGCCATCGTGGCCGCGCGCGCCGCCGGGCCGTTCGCCGGGGCCGCGGATTTGCTCGGCCGCGTGGCGCTGTCAACGAAGGAGATCGCCAACCTCGTCCGCTGTGGGGCACTGGACGGGTTGGGGGCCAGCCGGGCGGCGCTGTTGGCCGCGGCCGGGGCGGCGGGGCGGTCGGCCGGGGCGGGGCAAATGAGTTTCGACTTTATGAATGTATCCGCGATACAGGCGGAAAGTGAGGCCGATCGGGTAAGCTGGGAGACAGAAATTCTCGGCCGGCCGGTCAGCGTGCACCCGTTGCGGCTGGCGCGGGCGCGGCGGGGCGATGTGACCTTGCGGCGGCTGCCGGAGCGGCCGGGCCGGGTGGTCATTGTGCCGGCGGTGCGCGTGCTGGGCTGGCCGGGCGGCGCGGGCTTCTTCGCCGGGGATGGCGACACGTTCGTCATCGCCCGGCCGGACAAGGCGTTGGCCGAGCAAAAGGTGCGCTGGCCGGTGTGGCGGCCGATGCGCCTCACGGGGCGCTGGCTGAGCGATGAGTGGGATGGTGGGTGGTTTGAGGTTTCGGCGTATGAGTTGTTATGA